Proteins found in one Primulina eburnea isolate SZY01 chromosome 16, ASM2296580v1, whole genome shotgun sequence genomic segment:
- the LOC140817178 gene encoding uncharacterized protein: MGRSDDSISRRRNKKSRKMQEDKKDSSSKVSARLAAIIASKNRRKSGKRRLCQGMCFSLPSPEDPFIDNHGKIDRTKKRKRSSKENGKPGEKKGRVLEKATRCRDDSHVDPQEHEMYSGHSESVEPFSFMGPEIAINVGKPTCQIINRNKLNHAQTQNHFENKTECPSKFLITCLNSIQTALENGEGYVSEGDKPFFANAWGIEFWNCYSNRKDVLETDRADSTMEQIAWIASTAADTISMKEKEGLSFASPFLLYLVPSREKASKVREVCKPLKALGIHTVSLHSGASIDHQVNGLKICEPEFIVSTPERLLELLTLKAFDTSGVSLLVIDGLEYPFNGAYFDAIKSMRQLISGNPKNVVFSDCLKNSSASVVQKLSKGSVCR; this comes from the exons ATGGGAAGAAGCGATGATTCGATAAGCAGAAGAAGGAACAAAAAGAGCAGAAAAATGCAAGAAGACAAGAAAGATTCATCCTCAAAGGTTTCTGCTCGCCTGGCCGCTATTATCGCATCCAAAAACCGCCGCAAATCAGGCAAACGCCGCCTCTGCCAG GGTATGTGCTTTAGCCTTCCATCTCCCGAGGACCCTTTTATTGATAACCATGGGAAAATTGATCGTACGAAAAAAAGGAAGAGAAGTTCTAAAGAAAATGGGAAGCCTGGGGAGAAGAAAGGCAGAGTGCTAGAGAAAGCGACCCGATGCAGGGATGATTCTCATGTAGATCCCCAAGAGCATGAAATGTATAGTGGACACTCAGAATCTGTTGAGCCTTTTAGTTTTATGGGTCCAGAAATTGCGATCAATGTGGGGAAACCAACTTGCCAGATCATTAATAGGAACAAGCTCAACCATGCTCAGACACAAAACCATTTTGAAAACAAAACTGAGTGCCCATCGAAATTTTTGATTACATGCCTGAATTCAATTCAGACTGCTTTGGAGAATGGTGAAGGTTATGTTAGTGAAGGAGACAAACCTTTCTTTGCCAATGCGTGGGGAATTGAGTTCTGGAATTGTTATTCCAACAGAAAAGATGTTCTTGAAACTGATAGAGCTGATTCCACAATGGAGCAAATTGCTTGGATCGCATCAACAGCTGCTGATACCATTTCAATGAAGGAGAAAGAGGGGCTATCATTTGCTAGTCCTTTTCTTCTATATCTCGTTCCATCACGAGAGAAAGCTTCTAAG GTGCGTGAAGTATGCAAGCCTTTGAAGGCCCTTGGAATACATACTGTGAGTCTTCATTCTGGTGCTTCCATTGATCATCAAGTTAATGG TTTGAAGATCTGTGAACCGGAATTCATTGTCTCTACACCGGAGAGACTTTTGGAGCTTCTTACCCTGAAGGCTTTCGACACATCTGGGGTTTCTCTACTG GTTATTGATGGGCTAGAATACCCTTTTAATGGCGCATACTTTGATGCAATCAAGTCCATGAGACAACTCATATCTGGAAATCCAAAGAACGTAGTGTTCTCTGATTGCTTGAAAAACTCGTCTGCATCTGTGGTGCAAAAACTGTCGAAAGGATCCGTCTGCAGATGA